One window of Microcoleus vaginatus PCC 9802 genomic DNA carries:
- a CDS encoding site-2 protease family protein has translation MFFLLWLFVLGLISYYLLQNGTSRITRTPIWLLWLVMMAPALIWSGWILVYGTSKTVPPELVIIPFLVCPFLYWFLVQLGRKKITAETAEQLAAEATEPVKPKPPVRPINAAEEASLRDCFPWSIYFLRDLEFRPQAVICRGQLRTNPDAAYQTIRENVERLFGDRFLVVFQNSLSGQPFFAIVPNPSHQSGETPVKTESVTRPFFALALLVITVFTTTLVGARLAGVTEQALQSNPSILLQGLAYSLSLITILAIHESGHYLAATFYKIRTTLPYFIPIPFFLGTFGAFIQIRSPIPNRRALFDVSIAGPLAGLVATVPLLLWGLNHSTIVPLSEKSGMLNFDSFKPSFSLLMTLLSKLTLGGALNAETAINLHPVAVAGYLGLIVTAFNLMPVGQLDGGHIVHAMFGQRASMAIGQVARLCMLLLSFLEQGLLLWAIILFFTPLNDEPALNDVSELDNRRDFLGLMAIGLLLMILLPAPRVLLEWLNV, from the coding sequence ATGTTCTTTTTACTATGGTTGTTCGTATTGGGGCTGATATCGTACTACTTGTTGCAGAACGGCACCAGCCGCATCACCAGGACTCCGATATGGCTGCTGTGGCTGGTAATGATGGCGCCCGCGCTGATTTGGAGTGGTTGGATTTTAGTTTACGGTACCAGCAAAACTGTACCGCCGGAGTTGGTAATTATACCTTTTCTGGTTTGCCCTTTTTTGTATTGGTTTTTGGTACAGTTGGGGCGCAAGAAAATTACCGCCGAAACTGCTGAGCAGCTAGCAGCAGAAGCGACTGAACCTGTAAAGCCAAAACCGCCCGTGCGCCCGATAAATGCAGCGGAAGAAGCGAGTTTGCGCGATTGTTTTCCTTGGTCAATTTACTTTTTGCGAGATTTGGAATTTCGGCCGCAGGCTGTAATTTGTCGCGGACAGTTGCGGACGAACCCCGACGCGGCTTATCAGACAATTCGGGAGAATGTGGAGAGGCTTTTTGGCGATCGCTTTTTAGTAGTATTTCAAAACAGCTTGAGCGGTCAACCTTTTTTTGCTATAGTTCCCAATCCCAGCCACCAATCAGGGGAAACTCCTGTCAAAACCGAATCTGTAACCCGGCCATTTTTCGCATTAGCTTTGCTGGTGATCACGGTGTTTACGACTACGCTTGTCGGGGCGCGACTTGCCGGAGTTACTGAACAAGCTTTGCAGTCCAACCCATCAATATTGCTCCAGGGTTTGGCTTACTCGCTTTCTCTAATTACAATTTTAGCAATTCACGAATCCGGCCACTATTTAGCTGCCACATTCTACAAAATTCGCACGACTTTGCCTTATTTTATCCCGATTCCTTTTTTCTTGGGAACTTTTGGGGCATTCATTCAAATACGGAGTCCAATTCCCAACCGCCGAGCTTTATTTGATGTTAGCATTGCCGGCCCCCTTGCGGGTTTAGTGGCGACAGTGCCATTATTACTTTGGGGTTTGAATCATTCGACTATTGTACCGCTGTCTGAAAAGTCGGGAATGTTAAATTTTGACTCTTTCAAACCCAGTTTTTCGCTGCTGATGACTTTGTTGAGCAAGTTAACCTTGGGCGGCGCTTTGAATGCGGAAACTGCGATCAATTTGCATCCGGTAGCGGTGGCTGGTTATTTGGGTTTGATCGTGACGGCGTTTAATTTGATGCCGGTGGGACAACTCGACGGCGGGCACATCGTGCACGCGATGTTCGGCCAGCGAGCGAGTATGGCGATCGGGCAAGTTGCTAGACTTTGTATGCTGCTGCTGTCTTTTTTGGAACAGGGTTTACTGCTATGGGCGATTATTTTGTTTTTCACGCCACTAAACGACGAACCGGCGTTGAATGATGTCAGTGAATTGGATAATCGGCGGGATTTTTTGGGGCTAATGGCGATCGGGCTTTTGTTAATGATTTTGTTGCCGGCGCCCAGGGTACTCCTTGAGTGGTTAAATGTTTAG
- the sat gene encoding sulfate adenylyltransferase: MSQHSDRIAPHGGTLVNRIATLDQRQEFFDKAEVLPRVQLSDRSISDLQMIAIGALSPLKGFMNEADYRSVVKQMRLSNGLPWSVPITLSVSQEVADSLKEGTLVRLDSPTGEFVGLLELAEKYHYSKEEEALNVYRTDDLKHPGVQVVDKSGPVNLAGDVWLLERGLDPRFPQYQIDPAKSRMLFTEKGWKTIVGFQTRNPIHRAHEYIQKCALETVDGLFLHPLVGTTKEDDIPADVRMRCYEILLEKYYPHDRVILAINPAAMRYAGPREAIFHALIRKNYGCTHFIVGRDHAGVGDYYGTYDAQYIFDEFEPGELGIVPMKFEHAFYCTLTEQMATTKTSPSTPEQRVHLSGTKVREMLRAGKLPPPQFSRPEVAAELAKAMNIFNYEI; this comes from the coding sequence ATGAGCCAGCATTCAGACCGCATTGCCCCTCACGGCGGCACCCTGGTCAACCGCATTGCCACACTAGACCAAAGACAAGAATTTTTCGATAAAGCAGAAGTCTTGCCGCGAGTCCAGCTTTCGGATCGCTCGATCTCTGACCTGCAAATGATCGCCATCGGCGCCCTGAGTCCCCTCAAAGGGTTCATGAACGAAGCTGATTATCGATCGGTCGTTAAACAAATGCGCCTCTCCAACGGCCTGCCGTGGTCGGTTCCCATCACCCTCTCGGTCTCCCAAGAAGTCGCCGACTCCCTCAAAGAAGGCACTTTAGTGCGCCTCGACTCGCCGACGGGCGAATTTGTCGGGCTCTTGGAACTTGCAGAAAAATACCACTATAGCAAAGAAGAAGAAGCCCTCAACGTCTACCGCACCGACGACCTCAAACACCCGGGCGTCCAAGTAGTAGACAAATCCGGGCCCGTTAACCTCGCAGGTGATGTTTGGCTGCTGGAACGCGGACTAGACCCCCGGTTTCCCCAATACCAAATTGACCCGGCGAAATCGAGAATGCTGTTCACAGAAAAAGGATGGAAAACGATAGTCGGTTTCCAAACCCGAAACCCCATCCACCGCGCACACGAATACATCCAAAAATGCGCCTTAGAAACAGTAGACGGCTTGTTTCTGCACCCGTTAGTCGGGACGACAAAAGAAGACGACATCCCCGCTGATGTGCGGATGCGCTGCTACGAAATTCTGCTAGAAAAATACTATCCACACGATCGCGTAATTTTGGCAATTAATCCGGCGGCGATGCGCTACGCCGGGCCGCGAGAAGCAATTTTTCATGCTTTAATCCGCAAAAACTACGGCTGCACTCACTTTATCGTGGGGCGCGATCATGCTGGAGTTGGCGATTATTACGGCACTTACGATGCCCAATATATTTTTGACGAATTTGAGCCGGGAGAATTGGGAATTGTGCCGATGAAATTCGAGCACGCTTTCTATTGCACACTGACGGAACAAATGGCTACAACTAAAACGAGTCCCAGCACTCCCGAACAACGGGTGCATTTGTCTGGAACCAAAGTTCGGGAAATGCTGCGCGCTGGTAAATTGCCGCCGCCGCAGTTTTCCCGGCCGGAAGTTGCCGCAGAATTAGCCAAGGCAATGAATATTTTCAATTACGAGATTTAA
- a CDS encoding sugar O-acetyltransferase: MEKTEKQKMLAGELYLAGDEQLILERQRARRLTRTYNSTREDEPDKRLEILTELFSSVGPKVEIEPPFYCDYGSNIYAGNGLYMNFGCVILDCNRVNIGENLLCGPNVQIYTAFHPTDPEIRLSGGELAAEINIGNNVWIGGGAMICPGVTIGDNSTIGAGSVVVKDIPANVVAAGNPCRIIRHLP; the protein is encoded by the coding sequence GTGGAAAAAACAGAAAAACAAAAAATGCTCGCCGGCGAATTGTATTTAGCTGGTGATGAGCAATTAATTTTAGAGCGCCAACGAGCCCGCCGCCTCACCAGAACCTACAATTCTACCCGCGAAGACGAACCAGACAAACGGTTAGAAATTCTCACAGAATTGTTCAGTTCAGTTGGCCCAAAAGTTGAAATCGAGCCACCTTTCTACTGCGACTACGGCAGCAATATTTATGCTGGAAACGGATTGTACATGAATTTTGGTTGCGTGATTCTCGACTGCAATCGAGTTAACATTGGCGAAAATTTACTGTGCGGGCCCAACGTGCAAATTTACACAGCTTTTCACCCCACAGACCCGGAAATTAGACTTTCTGGCGGAGAACTCGCCGCTGAAATTAATATTGGCAATAATGTTTGGATTGGTGGCGGCGCTATGATTTGTCCAGGAGTCACTATTGGCGACAATAGCACGATCGGCGCAGGCAGTGTTGTTGTCAAAGATATTCCCGCAAACGTCGTGGCGGCGGGGAATCCTTGCCGAATTATCCGCCATCTACCTTGA
- a CDS encoding carboxymuconolactone decarboxylase, with protein sequence MTHFPLIEYEQLSDPKAKAVYQEILTDLGFGMVPNLFKSMAINPDLLEANWKKFRGTILQGDLPRTLKEMVGVAISQSNNSEYALQVHLHGLSALGMSEEILRTLVSDFANCPLPKRDKAVIRFGLLAATKPLEMTETDYQNLRDLGLDDCEIFEIIATADLFSFVNRYTDSIALEIDAL encoded by the coding sequence ATGACACACTTTCCACTTATAGAATATGAGCAACTTAGCGATCCTAAAGCCAAAGCAGTGTACCAAGAAATATTGACAGACTTGGGGTTTGGTATGGTCCCCAACCTGTTCAAGTCAATGGCAATCAACCCTGACCTATTAGAAGCAAATTGGAAAAAATTCCGGGGCACCATTCTGCAAGGAGACTTACCCCGCACGCTTAAAGAAATGGTCGGCGTCGCTATTTCCCAATCAAATAATAGCGAGTACGCACTCCAAGTTCACCTGCACGGATTGTCAGCCTTGGGGATGAGCGAAGAAATCCTGCGAACCCTAGTTTCTGACTTTGCCAACTGCCCTTTGCCAAAACGTGATAAAGCCGTAATTAGGTTTGGCTTGCTCGCTGCTACAAAGCCCCTGGAAATGACAGAAACTGATTACCAAAACCTGCGGGATTTAGGACTTGATGATTGTGAAATATTTGAGATTATTGCAACAGCAGACTTGTTTAGCTTTGTCAACCGATATACGGATTCAATAGCCCTCGAAATAGATGCTTTGTAA
- a CDS encoding adenylate cyclase gives MGDRLEDQDREELLLTARRLLAEAQALSIRISAVNEVATAINRTLDLNQILRVIGKQAKWLLDFEHCSVCLHSTNACMTLFGRHIPVDIAALPEGGPIHKAFTTRQPQLIQEAGATAILSPYASQIIIPLESEGKVLGTINFATTKPRAYTQEDLRIGYLLALQLSSAIRNAERFKEINSLYSELDAEKHKSDQLLLNVLPVEIAEELKNNGKVEPLYYDNVSVLFTDFKGFTQLSEKMTPRELVDELDYCFSYFDRVMDKYSMEKLKTIGDSYMCAAGIPTPRPTHAFDAVLAALEIRQFMDLRKLQKAQQNIPYWDIRIGIHSGPILAGVIGHKKFSYDVWGDTVNIASRMESSGVPGNINISHDTFELVKDFFECEYRGKIYAKNKGELDMYLVHHLK, from the coding sequence ATGGGCGATCGGCTAGAAGATCAAGATCGAGAAGAACTTCTGTTGACAGCCCGGCGTTTGTTAGCAGAAGCTCAAGCGCTTTCCATCCGCATTTCCGCTGTCAACGAAGTTGCCACTGCCATTAACCGCACCCTCGATCTCAACCAGATTTTGCGGGTAATAGGCAAGCAAGCCAAATGGTTGCTAGACTTTGAACACTGTAGCGTTTGCCTGCACAGCACTAACGCTTGCATGACCTTATTTGGCCGGCATATCCCTGTAGATATTGCAGCCCTCCCAGAGGGCGGCCCTATTCACAAGGCTTTCACAACACGTCAACCTCAATTAATTCAAGAAGCGGGTGCTACTGCTATTTTATCCCCCTACGCTTCGCAAATTATCATTCCTTTGGAAAGCGAAGGTAAGGTTTTAGGGACAATTAATTTTGCCACAACCAAGCCACGAGCTTACACTCAAGAAGATTTACGAATTGGCTATCTTTTGGCTTTGCAACTATCCTCAGCCATCCGCAATGCTGAACGCTTTAAAGAGATAAATAGCCTGTATTCCGAACTCGATGCCGAAAAGCACAAATCTGATCAGCTACTGTTGAATGTGCTGCCGGTTGAAATTGCCGAGGAACTCAAAAATAACGGCAAAGTGGAACCACTTTATTATGATAACGTATCGGTTTTATTTACTGACTTTAAAGGCTTTACTCAGTTATCTGAAAAAATGACGCCGCGAGAGTTGGTTGACGAACTAGATTATTGTTTTTCTTATTTCGATCGCGTGATGGATAAATACTCTATGGAAAAACTGAAGACTATTGGCGACAGCTATATGTGCGCGGCGGGAATTCCTACGCCTCGCCCAACACACGCCTTTGACGCTGTACTTGCTGCCCTAGAAATTCGACAGTTCATGGATTTGCGGAAATTGCAGAAAGCTCAACAAAATATCCCTTATTGGGATATCCGCATTGGCATTCATTCAGGTCCAATACTTGCTGGGGTAATTGGCCATAAAAAGTTTTCCTATGATGTCTGGGGAGATACAGTTAATATTGCATCTCGGATGGAATCTTCTGGCGTACCTGGAAATATTAATATCTCTCACGACACGTTTGAATTAGTTAAAGATTTTTTTGAATGCGAATACCGAGGAAAAATTTATGCTAAAAATAAAGGCGAGTTGGATATGTATTTGGTTCACCATCTTAAATAA
- a CDS encoding MBL fold metallo-hydrolase — protein MKQQTLVSKQPRPVLDNILAFPPNRETLGATAYFIVENQTNILVDCPAWDEINQTFLREHGGVRLLFLTHRGAIAKAREIQEATGCEILIQEQEAYLLPGLKVTVFEREFVVSDRMKAFWTPGHSPGSSCLYHSGSGGVLFSGRHLLPNREAAPVPLLTAKTFHWPRQINSVKSIIDRFSPETLQYICPGANTGFLRGKGSIDRAFEQLANLDLAVCLQSKPEP, from the coding sequence TTGAAACAACAGACTTTAGTCTCCAAACAACCCAGGCCCGTGCTCGACAATATCCTTGCTTTCCCGCCTAACCGGGAAACTCTGGGTGCAACAGCCTATTTCATTGTAGAAAACCAAACTAACATCCTGGTGGATTGTCCCGCTTGGGATGAGATTAACCAAACATTTTTGCGGGAACACGGCGGCGTGCGACTGCTGTTTCTCACGCACCGCGGCGCTATCGCCAAGGCGCGGGAGATTCAGGAAGCCACGGGGTGCGAGATCCTGATTCAAGAGCAGGAAGCTTATTTACTGCCGGGTTTGAAGGTGACGGTTTTTGAGCGAGAATTTGTTGTGAGCGATCGAATGAAAGCATTTTGGACTCCTGGCCATTCTCCTGGTTCCTCTTGCCTTTATCATAGTGGCAGCGGTGGAGTGCTGTTTTCGGGTAGGCACTTGCTCCCCAACCGAGAAGCCGCCCCAGTACCGCTGTTGACCGCAAAAACTTTTCACTGGCCTAGGCAAATTAACAGCGTGAAATCAATTATCGATCGATTTTCGCCAGAAACTTTACAGTATATTTGTCCCGGTGCAAATACTGGTTTTTTGCGGGGAAAAGGATCGATCGATCGAGCTTTTGAGCAATTAGCCAATCTGGATTTAGCTGTTTGTTTGCAGTCAAAACCTGAACCCTAA
- a CDS encoding caspase family protein → MGLKRREFLQQAGRVLAAIGISEALWLPLGDRYLQALAQPTARKLALLVGVDKYPDSPLHGCVTDVELQRELLIYRFGFVPSDILTLTDAKATRENIETAFVTHLTQQAKPGDVVVFHFSGCGSRVSWGESPGKMQNSLVPADDVLPLLANRAVNDILEETLLLLMRSLATENAIAILDTSYTYPGFPKNGNFRIRSRPRPTIGEPRLAELTFAQDLRSRPNLRPDAAVLAAGANSALAAEQEWNGFTAGLFTYALTQTLWWATPASSFSVSFSRVAGNGYSKLAGLSQQPQILNHDLTTAPAVNFSNLILNSPASDGAVTAVEEGGKTVQLWLGGLSPGVLECCGGSVFAVDSSGGARLLLRGRTGLSAKAQVVDGFDRTDGQLTVGELVREEIRVLPRNIGLTVALDSGLERIERVDATSAFSTLPQVSAVGSEQLADCRFGRVPETTLAETVSPHEPALSQRRYGLFSLAQMLIPDTEGDGGEAVKVAVQRLTPQLKALQAGKLLRLTVNEGSSRLKVRAVLATLAPQARAVAQREPVRAGGDYRLEPLSAESEKSASAHILSLAEGSRISYRLYNDSDRPVYFAVFCSDSAGRLSVLGTEGKESVGVMSRAIAPGENLTVPAAGAVGLAVSGAIGLAETMIIFSEKPFAQTLAAIEAEMQQTRDALPIRALLNPLNVARAVLEDLHAASIPGVQKVGISTDDLALDVNVWATLSFVYRVV, encoded by the coding sequence ATGGGACTCAAGCGGCGGGAATTTTTGCAGCAAGCTGGCCGGGTGCTGGCCGCCATCGGAATCAGCGAGGCCCTGTGGCTGCCGTTGGGCGATCGCTACCTCCAAGCCTTAGCGCAGCCTACAGCCAGGAAATTGGCTTTGTTGGTTGGCGTTGACAAATATCCAGATTCGCCCCTGCACGGCTGCGTCACGGATGTGGAATTGCAGCGGGAACTGCTGATATATCGGTTTGGGTTTGTGCCGTCGGATATTTTGACTTTGACTGACGCTAAAGCTACGAGGGAGAATATCGAGACGGCTTTTGTCACTCACTTGACTCAACAAGCAAAACCCGGTGACGTGGTAGTTTTTCACTTTAGCGGCTGCGGTAGCCGAGTCAGTTGGGGCGAGTCTCCCGGAAAAATGCAAAACAGTTTGGTGCCGGCGGATGATGTTTTGCCGTTGTTAGCAAACCGGGCGGTGAACGATATTTTAGAGGAAACGCTGTTGCTGTTGATGCGATCGCTCGCGACAGAAAATGCGATCGCCATCCTCGACACCAGCTACACCTATCCGGGTTTCCCCAAAAACGGCAACTTTCGCATTCGCTCCCGCCCCCGCCCCACCATCGGCGAGCCTCGCCTCGCAGAATTAACGTTTGCCCAAGACCTCCGCTCCCGCCCAAATCTCCGTCCGGACGCCGCCGTACTTGCCGCGGGCGCGAATTCCGCACTCGCCGCGGAACAAGAGTGGAACGGATTTACCGCAGGTTTGTTTACCTACGCCCTCACCCAAACTTTGTGGTGGGCAACTCCCGCTAGCAGCTTCAGCGTCAGTTTCAGTCGTGTGGCGGGTAATGGTTACAGCAAGCTGGCGGGGTTATCGCAGCAACCGCAAATTCTCAATCACGATTTAACAACCGCGCCGGCGGTGAATTTTTCAAATTTAATCTTGAATTCCCCTGCATCTGACGGCGCTGTGACGGCGGTGGAAGAGGGGGGCAAAACTGTGCAGTTGTGGCTGGGGGGGTTGTCGCCCGGGGTTTTGGAGTGCTGCGGGGGTTCTGTGTTTGCTGTGGATTCCTCCGGGGGCGCGAGACTTTTGCTGCGGGGACGCACGGGCCTCTCTGCTAAAGCCCAAGTTGTAGACGGGTTCGATCGAACAGACGGGCAACTAACAGTCGGCGAATTGGTGAGGGAAGAAATTCGGGTATTGCCGCGAAACATCGGTTTGACAGTAGCTTTGGACTCGGGTTTGGAACGCATCGAGCGGGTGGACGCCACCAGTGCTTTCTCGACTTTGCCACAAGTTTCGGCGGTAGGCAGCGAGCAATTGGCTGACTGTCGGTTCGGCAGAGTCCCGGAAACGACTTTAGCCGAAACAGTCTCGCCTCACGAGCCTGCTTTGTCTCAAAGGCGTTACGGTTTGTTTTCTTTGGCTCAAATGCTGATTCCCGATACTGAGGGCGACGGGGGAGAAGCAGTTAAGGTTGCGGTGCAGCGCTTGACTCCGCAGTTGAAAGCGCTGCAGGCGGGGAAGTTGCTGCGGCTGACAGTCAATGAGGGGTCTTCGCGCCTGAAGGTGCGGGCGGTTCTGGCAACTCTCGCACCGCAAGCGCGGGCCGTGGCGCAGCGAGAGCCGGTGCGGGCCGGCGGTGATTATCGGCTGGAACCCCTGAGCGCGGAAAGTGAGAAATCGGCAAGCGCTCATATACTAAGTTTGGCAGAGGGCAGCCGAATTAGCTACAGGTTGTATAACGACAGCGATCGCCCGGTTTATTTTGCGGTGTTTTGCTCGGACAGCGCGGGACGGCTGTCAGTGCTCGGCACTGAGGGCAAAGAATCTGTGGGAGTTATGTCGCGGGCGATCGCTCCTGGGGAGAATTTGACCGTGCCGGCGGCTGGGGCTGTTGGGTTGGCGGTATCTGGGGCGATCGGACTTGCGGAAACTATGATTATATTTAGTGAGAAACCCTTCGCTCAAACTCTGGCTGCAATAGAAGCCGAAATGCAGCAAACGAGGGATGCCCTGCCAATTCGAGCGTTGTTGAATCCTTTAAATGTGGCGCGGGCGGTGCTCGAAGATTTGCACGCGGCTAGCATTCCAGGGGTGCAGAAAGTGGGGATATCGACGGATGATTTGGCTTTGGATGTGAATGTTTGGGCAACTCTGAGTTTTGTTTATCGGGTGGTTTAA
- a CDS encoding valine--pyruvate transaminase produces MNPALTQFGAQMSHLTGVRAIMKDIIETLRAGSGQEFINLSAGNPVILPEVEQLWRDCTAELLAGPEYGEVVCRYGSSQGYQPLIDAVREDFNQRYGLNLTDRNILITPGSQSIYFYAANAFGGYTTSKQLKNIVLPLSPDYTGYGGVSLIPEAVVACKPTLDIDAAAHRFKYRPDFSQLSIDQTTGCVIFSRPCNPTGNVLTDDEVKKIADLAAAFDVPVFVDSAYGPPFPSLNFTEMTPIFGGNIVHCMSLSKAGLPGERIGIAIGDEKIIQILECFQTNMCIHSPRYGQAIATRAIASGALADISINVIRPYYQSKFAIVETTLEQAMPKDLPWFLHRGEGAIFAWLWLKDLPMTDWELYQELKKVGVIVVPGSSFFPGLREDWQHKHECLRISLTATNDEIETAMKRLAQMVEKLYHS; encoded by the coding sequence ATGAACCCTGCCCTGACTCAATTTGGCGCTCAGATGTCCCACCTCACGGGAGTTCGGGCAATTATGAAAGATATTATTGAAACACTCCGAGCCGGCAGCGGGCAGGAGTTTATCAATTTGAGCGCCGGAAACCCGGTGATTTTGCCGGAAGTCGAGCAGTTGTGGCGCGACTGCACTGCGGAACTTTTGGCGGGCCCGGAATACGGTGAGGTGGTTTGTCGCTACGGTTCGAGTCAAGGCTATCAGCCGTTGATTGATGCGGTGCGGGAGGATTTCAACCAGCGTTACGGATTGAATTTGACCGATCGCAATATCCTAATTACTCCCGGCAGTCAATCGATCTATTTCTACGCAGCCAACGCTTTCGGCGGCTACACTACCAGCAAACAGCTTAAAAATATTGTTTTACCGCTGAGCCCAGACTACACGGGTTACGGCGGCGTTAGCTTGATTCCCGAAGCGGTAGTCGCCTGCAAACCCACCCTCGATATTGATGCAGCCGCCCACAGGTTCAAATACCGCCCGGATTTCAGCCAATTGTCGATCGACCAAACCACCGGTTGCGTCATTTTTTCCCGTCCCTGCAACCCCACCGGCAACGTTCTCACCGACGACGAAGTTAAGAAAATTGCCGATTTAGCGGCCGCTTTCGACGTGCCGGTGTTCGTTGATTCCGCCTACGGCCCTCCGTTCCCGTCCTTGAATTTTACCGAAATGACGCCGATTTTTGGTGGCAATATCGTGCACTGTATGAGTTTGTCGAAGGCCGGATTACCGGGTGAAAGAATCGGAATTGCGATCGGCGATGAAAAAATCATTCAAATATTAGAATGTTTTCAGACCAATATGTGCATTCATTCGCCCAGATACGGACAGGCGATCGCAACTCGTGCCATTGCGTCCGGCGCTCTTGCCGATATTTCCATCAACGTAATTCGCCCGTACTATCAAAGCAAATTTGCGATCGTAGAAACCACTCTAGAACAAGCAATGCCGAAGGATTTGCCGTGGTTTTTGCACCGGGGTGAAGGAGCAATTTTCGCGTGGTTGTGGCTGAAAGATTTGCCAATGACTGATTGGGAACTGTATCAAGAGTTGAAAAAAGTCGGCGTAATTGTCGTGCCGGGAAGTTCTTTCTTCCCTGGTTTGCGGGAAGATTGGCAGCACAAACATGAGTGTTTACGCATCAGTTTGACTGCAACAAATGATGAGATTGAAACTGCAATGAAACGCTTGGCTCAAATGGTAGAAAAGCTTTATCACTCTTGA